A window of the Lactuca sativa cultivar Salinas chromosome 7, Lsat_Salinas_v11, whole genome shotgun sequence genome harbors these coding sequences:
- the LOC128127216 gene encoding uncharacterized protein LOC128127216, with the protein MRTRHGSICVEMYLHDNNNNNNDNDNNNNNNNDNNNNNNNNNNNDNNNNNNNNNDNNNNNNNNNNNNNNNNDNNNNNNDNNNNNNNNNNDNNNNNNNNNDNNNNNNNDNNNNDNNNNNDNNNDNNNNNNNNNNNNNNNDNDNNNNNDNNNNNNNNNKNNNNNNNNNNNNNNDDNNNNNNNNNNNNNNNNNNDNNNDNNNNNKNNNNNNNNDDNNNNNNNNNNNNNNNGNNNNNNNSNNNNNNNDNNNNNNNNDNNNDNNNNNNNNNNNNNNNNNNNDNNNNNDNNNNNNNNDNNNDNNNNNDNNNNNNNNNNGKNNNNNNNNNNNNGNNNNNNNNNNNNNGNNNNNNNNNNNGNNNNNNNNNNNNGNNNNNNNNNNNN; encoded by the coding sequence ATGCGAACCAGACATGGTTCTATATGTGTTGAGATGTATTtgcatgataataataataataataatgataatgataataataataataataataatgataataataataataataataataataataacaatgacaataataataataataataataataatgataataataataataataataataataataataataataataacaacaatgacaataataataataataatgataataataataataataataataataataatgataataataacaataataataataataatgataataataataataataataatgataataataataatgataataataataacaatgacAATAACAatgacaataataataataataataataataataataataataataataatgataatgataataataataataatgataataataataataataataataataataagaataataataataataataataataataataataataataatgatgataataataataataataataataataataataataataataataataataacaatgacAATAACAatgacaataataataataataaaaataataataataataataataatgatgataataataataataataataataataataataataataataataatggtaataataataataataataatagtaataataataataataataatgataataataataataataataacaatgacAATAACAatgacaataataataataataataataataataataataataataataataacaacaacaatgataataataataacaatgataataataataataataataacaatgatAATaacaatgataataataataacaatgataataataataataataataataataataatggtaaaaataataataataataataataataataataataatggtaataataataataataataataataataataataataatggtaataataataataataataataataataataatggtaataataataataataataataataataataataatggtaataataataataataataataataataataataat